In Sandaracinaceae bacterium, one DNA window encodes the following:
- the rpmH gene encoding 50S ribosomal protein L34, translating into MKRTYQPHRARRLRKHGFRSRLKSATGRAILKRRRGKGRKRLAVSCYKK; encoded by the coding sequence GTGAAGCGCACCTACCAGCCCCACCGAGCCCGCCGCCTCCGAAAGCACGGGTTCCGCTCGCGCCTCAAGTCCGCCACCGGTCGCGCCATCCTCAAGCGTCGCCGCGGCAAGGGGCGCAAGCGCCTCGCCGTCAGCTGCTACAAGAAGTAG
- the rnpA gene encoding ribonuclease P protein component — MSPGDGLETEARPDRPDFSFPPSHRLRRREEFLRVQRRGRRAHTAHFVWVVLSREDGERLRRVGITVTKKVAKAVGRNRVKRVVREVFRTHRHLFPEGCDVVVIAKSGAHELGYGDVLSEIQKVERALNAAARKKPLEPKGERAKRPKKR, encoded by the coding sequence ATGTCCCCCGGGGACGGCCTCGAGACGGAGGCGCGCCCCGACCGGCCCGACTTCAGCTTCCCGCCCTCGCACCGGCTCCGCCGGCGCGAGGAATTCTTGCGGGTTCAGCGAAGAGGCCGTCGGGCCCACACCGCGCACTTCGTATGGGTGGTCCTGAGCCGGGAGGACGGCGAGCGGTTGCGCCGCGTCGGCATCACCGTCACGAAGAAGGTGGCGAAGGCCGTCGGCCGCAATCGGGTGAAGCGGGTCGTCCGAGAGGTCTTTCGAACGCACCGTCACCTCTTCCCCGAAGGCTGCGACGTGGTCGTCATCGCGAAATCAGGAGCGCACGAGCTCGGTTACGGCGACGTGCTGAGCGAGATCCAGAAGGTGGAGCGCGCCCTGAACGCCGCAGCCCGAAAGAAGCCACTCGAGCCGAAGGGTGAGCGTGCGAAGCGTCCGAAGAAGCGATGA
- the yidD gene encoding membrane protein insertion efficiency factor YidD, with protein sequence MLSRLLLVLIRIYWWTLSPLIGNVCRFHPSCSRYTATCIERFGAAKGSWLGVKRICRCHPLNPGGFDPPPELPPGAPAETSDGSQ encoded by the coding sequence ATCCTGTCGCGGCTCCTGCTCGTCCTCATCCGCATCTACTGGTGGACGCTCTCTCCGCTCATCGGGAATGTCTGCCGCTTCCATCCGTCCTGCTCTCGCTACACGGCGACGTGCATCGAGCGATTCGGGGCCGCGAAGGGGTCCTGGCTCGGCGTCAAACGTATCTGCCGCTGTCACCCTCTGAACCCTGGCGGCTTCGATCCGCCCCCCGAGCTCCCTCCCGGGGCGCCAGCCGAGACGTCTGATGGAAGCCAATAA
- the yidC gene encoding membrane protein insertase YidC: protein MEANKRSLTLVAIAGVVGVAYYVFAQYMAPEGEPQAAETTEVAEEATEGEGEETDDASPASSTGLTEDERRALLRTETIRTDLFEADVQNIDGALRSFRLIGDPRFLEQTEGEPEPHDVVTTNPDFFPPLRVELAEIGIPKDAVWDMERVSEREVRLTWEGEGVRVVRSFLAGEGPYQLWSTTRVTNTANYERTTRLEMIASHYVTRDEESGGSFIPFASRSPGISQGVCVYGEETDRKARDKLTEEGRHGYGSGDVRLAAVENVYFTIAMAASEPVAARCAMEAEDFFADGEEHGSLFHSRLIYPWVELDPGEEITYRTLTYIGPKDRDALNAAGHSLPEMVDLGFFAAIAEQLARFLHFIHDYVPNWGLAIILLTLMIRLALFPLTNLSFKSMARMRQLKPEIDKLNERFKDDPEKKGAAVMELYRKHKINPLGGCLPMVFQLPVFWALYTSLSTNIELYHMPFALWWTDLSSPDPYFVLPVLLGVLMHLQQRLSPTTMDAAQAKMMMWMMPIMITVFMLFLPSGLCLYMLTNSVLGIAQQKFNEYRLNQEASVVEAGADGDPDDDDGDDDLEADETESDKPQRRRPRRKRRVRRGRA from the coding sequence ATGGAAGCCAATAAGCGCAGCCTCACCCTGGTCGCGATCGCCGGCGTCGTCGGCGTCGCCTACTACGTCTTCGCGCAGTACATGGCGCCCGAAGGCGAGCCGCAGGCGGCGGAGACGACCGAGGTCGCGGAAGAGGCGACCGAGGGAGAGGGCGAGGAGACAGACGACGCCAGCCCGGCCAGCTCGACCGGCCTGACCGAGGACGAGCGCCGCGCGCTGCTCCGCACCGAGACCATCCGCACCGATCTCTTCGAGGCGGACGTCCAGAACATCGACGGCGCGCTCCGGAGCTTCCGGCTGATCGGTGACCCGCGCTTCCTCGAGCAGACCGAAGGCGAGCCCGAGCCCCACGACGTCGTCACCACCAACCCGGACTTCTTCCCGCCGCTCCGCGTGGAGCTGGCCGAGATCGGCATCCCGAAGGACGCGGTCTGGGACATGGAGCGCGTCTCGGAGCGCGAGGTCCGCCTGACGTGGGAGGGCGAGGGCGTGCGCGTCGTGCGGAGCTTCCTCGCCGGCGAGGGGCCCTACCAGCTCTGGAGCACGACCCGGGTCACCAACACCGCCAACTACGAGCGCACCACCCGCCTCGAGATGATCGCCTCGCACTACGTGACGCGAGACGAGGAGAGCGGCGGCAGCTTCATCCCCTTCGCGAGCCGCAGCCCGGGCATCAGCCAGGGCGTCTGCGTCTACGGCGAGGAGACCGACCGCAAGGCGCGCGACAAGCTGACCGAGGAGGGCCGTCACGGGTACGGCAGCGGCGACGTGCGCCTGGCCGCGGTGGAGAACGTCTACTTCACCATCGCGATGGCGGCCTCCGAGCCGGTGGCGGCGCGCTGCGCGATGGAGGCGGAGGACTTCTTCGCGGACGGCGAGGAGCACGGCTCGCTCTTCCACTCGCGCCTCATCTACCCGTGGGTCGAGCTCGACCCGGGTGAAGAGATCACCTACCGGACCCTGACCTACATCGGGCCGAAGGACCGCGACGCGCTCAACGCGGCGGGGCACTCGCTGCCGGAGATGGTGGACCTCGGCTTCTTCGCGGCGATCGCGGAGCAGCTCGCGCGCTTCCTCCACTTCATCCACGACTATGTCCCGAACTGGGGCCTCGCGATCATCCTGCTCACGCTGATGATCCGCCTCGCGCTCTTCCCGCTGACGAACTTGAGCTTCAAGTCGATGGCGCGGATGCGGCAGCTCAAGCCGGAGATCGACAAGCTCAACGAGCGCTTCAAGGACGACCCGGAGAAGAAGGGCGCCGCGGTCATGGAGCTCTATCGCAAGCACAAGATCAACCCGCTGGGTGGGTGCTTGCCGATGGTCTTCCAGCTGCCCGTGTTCTGGGCGCTCTACACGTCGCTCTCGACGAACATCGAGCTGTATCACATGCCGTTCGCCCTCTGGTGGACGGACCTCTCCTCTCCCGACCCGTACTTCGTGCTGCCCGTGCTGCTCGGCGTGCTGATGCACCTCCAGCAGCGCCTGAGCCCGACGACGATGGACGCGGCGCAGGCCAAGATGATGATGTGGATGATGCCCATCATGATCACGGTCTTCATGCTCTTCCTGCCGAGCGGCTTGTGTCTCTACATGCTGACCAACTCGGTCCTGGGCATCGCGCAGCAAAAATTCAACGAGTACCGCCTCAACCAAGAAGCCTCCGTGGTCGAAGCCGGCGCCGATGGCGATCCGGACGACGACGACGGAGACGACGACCTCGAGGCGGACGAAACGGAATCTGACAAACCGCAGAGGCGCCGCCCGAGGCGCAAGCGGAGGGTTCGCCGTGGACGAGCATGA
- a CDS encoding KH domain-containing protein: MDEHDRDEGPLDGALLVDGAREDDDASFDEDGKADYAKEILEGILDRMGLLAEVEIREDDEQVVLDVTGEDAGRAIGKKGQTLDALQFIVNKVVNRFPENRRYIVVDSGDYRERHDKNLVSMARREAKRAVQQGRTVTLQPMPARDRRLIHLSLAKFSGVTTKSSGEGLGRRIQIIPSRGSEGGARDGGGRRRRR; the protein is encoded by the coding sequence GTGGACGAGCATGATCGAGACGAAGGCCCCCTCGATGGGGCCCTGCTGGTGGACGGGGCGCGCGAAGACGACGACGCCTCGTTCGATGAAGATGGCAAGGCGGACTACGCCAAGGAGATCCTCGAGGGCATCCTCGACCGGATGGGTCTCCTGGCCGAGGTCGAGATCCGGGAGGACGACGAGCAGGTCGTGCTCGACGTGACCGGCGAGGACGCGGGCCGCGCGATCGGCAAGAAGGGGCAGACCCTCGACGCGCTGCAGTTCATCGTGAACAAGGTCGTCAACCGCTTCCCCGAGAACCGTCGGTACATCGTCGTCGACAGCGGCGACTACCGCGAGCGGCACGACAAGAACCTGGTCAGCATGGCCCGCCGCGAGGCGAAGCGCGCGGTCCAGCAGGGCCGCACGGTCACGCTCCAGCCGATGCCGGCGCGCGATCGGCGCCTCATCCACCTCTCGCTCGCGAAGTTCTCCGGCGTCACGACGAAGAGCAGCGGCGAGGGCCTCGGTCGGCGCATCCAGATCATCCCCTCCCGCGGCAGCGAAGGCGGCGCGAGGGATGGCGGCGGCCGCCGCCGTCGTCGCTGA
- a CDS encoding class I SAM-dependent methyltransferase, translating into MIFDATRDRAVIDRLIEALGVHLPDVEVPDVKVEPARRERLAAFAALTAKWNETTNLIGAKTPEAVAEVLFADALLLMDERVLPSGARFVDVGAGAGAPALPLLLLRDDLQATLVEPRRLRVAFLRTAAATLGLEGRVTLVEAKLGSAILETPFDAAMSRATFPPDKWLQKGRALSDRVIVLAGAAGLPPGEWAHVVEYALPFGGAPRTLGVTG; encoded by the coding sequence GTGATCTTCGACGCGACGCGAGACCGGGCGGTGATCGACAGGCTGATCGAGGCGCTGGGCGTCCACTTGCCCGATGTGGAGGTGCCCGATGTGAAGGTCGAGCCAGCGCGGCGGGAGCGGCTCGCGGCGTTCGCGGCGCTGACCGCGAAATGGAACGAGACGACCAACCTGATCGGGGCCAAGACGCCGGAGGCGGTCGCGGAGGTGCTCTTCGCCGACGCCCTGCTGCTGATGGACGAGCGGGTGCTGCCGAGCGGCGCGCGCTTCGTCGACGTGGGCGCGGGGGCGGGCGCGCCTGCGTTGCCGCTCTTGCTCCTGCGCGACGATCTGCAAGCCACGCTGGTGGAGCCGCGCCGGCTGCGGGTGGCGTTCCTGCGCACCGCGGCGGCGACGCTCGGGCTCGAGGGGCGGGTGACGCTCGTGGAGGCGAAGCTGGGCAGCGCGATCCTGGAGACGCCCTTCGACGCGGCGATGTCGCGCGCGACCTTCCCGCCGGACAAGTGGCTCCAGAAGGGGCGCGCGCTCAGCGATCGCGTGATCGTGCTCGCGGGCGCGGCGGGGCTGCCGCCCGGCGAGTGGGCGCACGTGGTCGAGTACGCGCTGCCGTTCGGCGGCGCGCCTCGGACCCTCGGCGTGACGGGCTGA
- a CDS encoding thioredoxin domain-containing protein encodes MSKGSAIISILIAFVAGLAIGNLISGTSGSGEETLADIGPDTNVGAANLQGEAAEVERLRATVPENAPQRGPDDALVTIVMWSDYQCPFCTRVEPTISRLVNEHGDDLRVVWRDNPLPFHQNAGPAAELAREAYAQGGDEKFWEAHDLLFENQSSLERADLDRYAQQLGLDMARYRTAMDNHTHQAGITADQQAAAALGARGTPAFFINGVQLMGAQPYERFSEVVTRELATARALVEGGTPARNVYAALMAGARTEPAPEPNQPSKQQPQARRQPDPEAVYRVPLGDAPTKGPDDALVTIIEFSEFQCPFCSRVLPTTSQIIERYGDDVRIAFMHNPLPFHNNAMPAAQAAMEVQEQLGDAAFWQYHDTLFENQQELTRENLEQWASQLRGINMGQFRAALDNNEHQEAIQQQQRLAQSLGASGTPSFFINGRNLRGAQPFPAFQAVIDAELERAREAVRGGVARSAVYEHLIRDGATSQQFIDPPAGAAQPSEPARPDPDQVYEIAVPRNAPSKGPANAPVTIQIFSDFQCPFCSRVNPTVEQIVERYPRQVRIVWRNYPLPFHQQAMPAAEAALEVFAQGGSEKFWAYHDLLFANQRELTRENLEQWAQQVGGINMARFRAALDNNTHRAAVQADMTAVTEAGARIGTPSFFINGRLIQGAQPFPAFQAAIDAALEAD; translated from the coding sequence ATGAGCAAAGGTTCTGCGATCATCTCGATCCTGATCGCTTTCGTCGCGGGGTTGGCCATCGGCAACCTGATCAGCGGCACGAGCGGCAGCGGTGAGGAGACCCTCGCCGACATCGGTCCCGACACCAACGTCGGCGCGGCCAACCTCCAGGGTGAGGCCGCCGAGGTCGAGCGCCTCCGCGCGACCGTGCCCGAGAACGCCCCGCAGCGCGGGCCCGACGACGCCCTCGTCACCATCGTGATGTGGAGCGACTACCAGTGCCCCTTCTGCACCCGCGTCGAGCCGACCATCTCGCGGCTCGTCAACGAGCACGGGGACGACCTGCGCGTCGTCTGGCGCGACAACCCTCTCCCGTTCCACCAGAACGCGGGGCCCGCGGCCGAGCTGGCGCGTGAGGCGTACGCCCAGGGTGGCGACGAGAAGTTCTGGGAAGCGCACGACCTCCTCTTCGAGAACCAGAGCAGCCTCGAGCGCGCCGACCTCGACCGCTACGCGCAGCAGCTGGGCCTCGACATGGCCCGCTACCGCACCGCGATGGACAATCACACCCACCAGGCGGGCATCACGGCCGACCAGCAGGCGGCGGCGGCGCTCGGCGCCCGCGGGACCCCGGCCTTCTTCATCAACGGCGTGCAGCTCATGGGCGCCCAGCCCTACGAGCGCTTCAGCGAGGTCGTGACCCGCGAGCTCGCCACCGCGCGCGCCCTCGTCGAAGGCGGCACCCCGGCGCGCAACGTCTACGCCGCGCTCATGGCGGGCGCGCGCACCGAGCCGGCCCCCGAGCCCAACCAGCCGAGCAAGCAGCAGCCGCAGGCGCGCCGCCAGCCCGACCCCGAGGCGGTCTACCGCGTGCCGCTCGGCGACGCCCCGACCAAGGGTCCGGACGACGCGCTCGTGACCATCATCGAGTTCAGCGAGTTCCAGTGCCCCTTCTGCAGCCGCGTGCTGCCGACCACCTCGCAGATCATCGAGCGCTACGGCGACGACGTGCGCATCGCGTTCATGCACAACCCGCTGCCCTTCCACAACAACGCCATGCCGGCCGCGCAGGCCGCGATGGAGGTGCAGGAGCAGCTCGGCGACGCCGCCTTCTGGCAGTACCACGACACGCTCTTCGAGAATCAGCAGGAGCTGACGCGCGAGAACCTCGAGCAGTGGGCCAGCCAGCTTCGCGGCATCAACATGGGGCAGTTCCGCGCCGCCCTCGACAACAACGAGCACCAGGAGGCGATCCAGCAGCAGCAGCGCCTCGCGCAGTCGCTCGGCGCGAGCGGCACGCCCTCGTTCTTCATCAACGGCCGCAACCTCCGTGGCGCGCAGCCGTTCCCGGCCTTCCAGGCGGTCATCGACGCCGAGCTCGAGCGCGCGCGTGAGGCCGTCCGCGGCGGCGTGGCCCGCAGCGCGGTCTACGAGCACCTCATCCGTGACGGCGCGACCTCGCAGCAGTTCATCGACCCGCCGGCCGGCGCGGCTCAGCCCTCGGAGCCGGCCCGCCCGGACCCCGACCAGGTCTACGAGATCGCGGTGCCCCGCAACGCGCCGAGCAAGGGCCCGGCGAACGCCCCGGTCACCATCCAGATCTTCAGCGACTTCCAGTGCCCCTTCTGCAGCCGCGTCAACCCGACCGTGGAGCAGATCGTCGAGCGTTACCCCCGGCAGGTGCGCATCGTGTGGCGCAACTACCCGCTCCCCTTCCACCAGCAGGCGATGCCCGCGGCGGAGGCGGCGCTCGAGGTCTTCGCGCAGGGCGGCAGCGAGAAGTTCTGGGCCTACCACGACCTCCTCTTCGCCAACCAGCGTGAGCTGACCCGCGAGAACCTGGAGCAGTGGGCGCAGCAGGTCGGCGGCATCAACATGGCCCGCTTCCGCGCCGCGCTCGACAACAACACCCACCGCGCGGCCGTCCAGGCCGACATGACGGCCGTCACCGAGGCGGGGGCGCGCATCGGCACGCCGTCGTTCTTCATCAACGGCCGCCTCATCCAGGGCGCGCAGCCCTTCCCGGCCTTCCAGGCCGCGATCGACGCCGCGCTCGAAGCCGACTGA
- a CDS encoding thioredoxin domain-containing protein, translating into MRHLLAASPAMAALPMMALSLIACGSAPPPEASPTATLPDVRGPWADYPAERIRVSAEDAPALGAESPLVTLVLFTDFECPYCRRFAPTVARLAAEHPDEIRLAFRHLPLPFHERALLAAEAAMEARAQGGDEMFWRYHDRLFETNALAPDDLLAHAEALGLDVARFRIALRGHVHSDAIEDDLDLADRVGARGTPSAYLNGRPLRGAVPFQELEAVFEEERALALTAMQRGVPRELLYAAAMREASDRPAPERERPPARPRRQLDEGVIYAVPAGDAPQIGPDDAPVTIVMFSDFQCPFCSRALSTIDELRARHPDRIRLLYRHNPLPFHRDALPAALAAAEAGAQRGDEGFWQMLRLLFANPRALSSEDLEGYAAQLGLDLDRFRAALEGQTHLAEIEADQQLAARLGARSTPTFYVNGRLVRGAQPLQVFAEAFDDALERAEAAASEGAAPGDVYGALIADAAEEGVFRGPAERAPTPDRLVLPAPASSPRRGASDPELVVQVFSDFQCPFCARVNPTLERLLETHPEIQVVFRHYPLPFHRDARPAANAALEVQRQRGDEAFWAFHDRVFAQQRQLDPETLAAHARAVGADPAEVEAAIREDRHAAAIDADVEAVRASGARIGTPAVLIGDHLVMGAQPYPVFEEAVQAELTADE; encoded by the coding sequence GTGAGACATCTCTTGGCCGCTTCTCCGGCGATGGCCGCTCTGCCGATGATGGCCCTGTCGCTGATCGCCTGCGGCTCCGCGCCGCCGCCCGAGGCGAGCCCGACCGCGACGCTGCCCGACGTCCGCGGCCCCTGGGCCGACTACCCGGCGGAGCGGATCCGCGTCTCGGCCGAGGACGCGCCCGCGCTCGGCGCCGAGTCCCCGCTCGTCACGCTCGTGCTCTTCACCGACTTCGAGTGCCCCTACTGCCGCCGCTTCGCCCCGACCGTCGCGCGGCTCGCGGCCGAGCACCCGGACGAGATCCGGCTCGCGTTCCGTCACCTCCCCTTGCCCTTCCACGAGCGCGCGCTGCTCGCGGCGGAGGCGGCGATGGAGGCGCGGGCGCAGGGCGGCGACGAGATGTTCTGGCGCTACCACGACCGCCTGTTCGAGACGAACGCGCTCGCCCCCGACGACCTGCTCGCGCACGCGGAGGCGCTCGGGCTCGACGTCGCGCGCTTCCGGATCGCGCTGCGGGGGCACGTGCACAGCGACGCGATCGAAGACGACCTCGACCTGGCCGACCGCGTGGGCGCGCGCGGCACGCCGTCCGCGTACCTCAACGGCCGCCCGCTCCGCGGCGCGGTGCCCTTCCAGGAGCTCGAGGCGGTCTTCGAGGAGGAGCGCGCGCTCGCCCTCACGGCGATGCAGCGCGGGGTGCCGCGCGAGCTGCTCTACGCGGCCGCGATGCGCGAGGCGTCGGATCGGCCCGCGCCGGAGCGCGAGAGGCCGCCCGCCCGACCGCGACGCCAGCTCGACGAGGGGGTGATCTACGCGGTGCCCGCGGGCGACGCGCCGCAGATCGGGCCCGACGACGCGCCGGTCACCATCGTGATGTTCAGCGACTTCCAGTGCCCCTTCTGTTCGAGGGCGCTGAGCACGATCGACGAGCTCCGCGCGCGTCACCCCGACCGCATCCGGCTCCTCTACCGGCACAACCCGTTGCCCTTCCATCGCGACGCGCTCCCGGCCGCGCTCGCCGCCGCCGAGGCGGGCGCGCAGCGCGGCGACGAGGGCTTCTGGCAGATGCTGCGGCTGCTCTTCGCCAACCCGCGCGCGCTGTCGAGCGAGGACCTCGAGGGCTACGCCGCGCAGCTCGGCCTCGATCTCGATCGCTTCCGCGCCGCGCTCGAAGGCCAGACCCACCTCGCGGAGATCGAGGCGGATCAACAGCTCGCGGCCCGGCTGGGCGCGCGCTCGACGCCGACCTTCTACGTCAACGGTCGCCTCGTGCGCGGCGCGCAGCCGCTCCAGGTGTTCGCCGAGGCCTTCGACGACGCGCTCGAGCGCGCCGAGGCGGCCGCGAGCGAGGGCGCGGCGCCCGGAGACGTGTACGGCGCGTTGATCGCCGACGCGGCCGAGGAGGGCGTCTTCCGCGGACCCGCCGAGCGCGCGCCGACGCCCGATCGGCTGGTGCTCCCCGCCCCGGCGTCGTCGCCTCGCCGCGGCGCGAGCGACCCGGAGCTCGTCGTGCAGGTCTTCAGCGACTTCCAGTGCCCCTTCTGCGCCCGGGTCAACCCCACGCTCGAGCGGCTGCTGGAGACCCACCCCGAGATCCAGGTCGTGTTCCGTCACTACCCGTTGCCCTTCCACCGCGACGCGCGCCCGGCCGCGAACGCGGCGCTCGAGGTGCAGCGGCAGCGCGGGGACGAGGCGTTCTGGGCCTTCCACGACCGCGTCTTCGCCCAGCAGCGTCAGCTCGACCCGGAGACCCTCGCCGCGCACGCCCGCGCGGTGGGCGCGGACCCGGCCGAGGTCGAGGCCGCGATCCGGGAGGACCGCCACGCGGCCGCGATCGACGCCGACGTCGAGGCGGTGCGCGCGAGCGGGGCGCGGATCGGGACACCCGCTGTCCTGATCGGCGATCATCTGGTGATGGGCGCCCAGCCCTACCCCGTGTTCGAGGAGGCGGTTCAGGCCGAACTGACCGCCGACGAGTAA
- a CDS encoding response regulator — MRENGDIRRHWIETAPAALALVSWNGEALVVRCASARFRELLALSEGEGVLPRDAIDGDPGRWRAAVERALATDEEVTLDVTLRSQPYALSLRREPDSDDLVVGLSARLDAPRPTSRFEQIVEESPDIIAMIDRQYRHVFVNRAITAATGMAPADFEGKDHVQLGMPDELVQYFQGVYREVFETGREGAKEFEFPTPEGARSYASRVVPLVEPDGSVEVLLSYARDVTERKHAEEARLALERKMQETQRLEGLGLLAGGIAHDFNNLLTSVLVNVQMARLRGSDGETGAHDQIEMACAKAADLCRQMLAYAGRGALVRERVPIAALIGETWQLVSASAPKNVRLELDLAPSLRPVMGDRSQLQQVIMNLLINGTEAMPEGAGTLRVRGAVRDAAALDWSGAAVTPETRSGPMVWLEVADDGVGMDEETRARIFEPFFTTKFTGRGLGLAATLGIVRGHGGGIRVESAPGRGTTFHLYLPAGEDAVAPAFEASAEAAPSGRRRVLVVDDEPAIRSATASLLQASGYEVRTAEDGMSALDAFAQEPAEVVLVDVTMPGLDGVETLARLRAADRDVPVVLMSGYAESDVVRRVEGQGATFFLQKPFGFRQLHAILSSALDAGPRTG, encoded by the coding sequence TTGCGTGAGAACGGCGACATCCGGCGTCACTGGATCGAGACGGCTCCGGCCGCGCTCGCGCTGGTGTCGTGGAATGGCGAGGCGCTGGTGGTGCGATGCGCCTCCGCGCGCTTCCGGGAGCTGCTCGCTCTCTCCGAGGGGGAGGGCGTGTTGCCCCGGGACGCGATCGACGGCGACCCCGGGCGCTGGCGCGCCGCCGTGGAGCGGGCGTTGGCGACGGACGAGGAGGTCACCCTCGACGTCACGCTCCGCTCGCAGCCCTACGCGCTCAGCCTCCGGCGCGAGCCGGACTCCGACGACCTCGTCGTGGGGCTCTCGGCGCGGCTCGACGCGCCCCGGCCGACCTCGCGCTTCGAGCAGATCGTCGAGGAGTCGCCGGACATCATCGCGATGATCGACCGGCAGTACCGGCACGTCTTCGTCAACCGCGCGATCACCGCGGCCACGGGCATGGCGCCGGCGGACTTCGAGGGGAAGGATCACGTTCAGCTCGGCATGCCCGACGAGCTGGTGCAGTACTTCCAGGGCGTCTACCGCGAGGTCTTCGAGACCGGGCGCGAGGGCGCGAAGGAGTTCGAGTTCCCCACCCCCGAGGGGGCGCGGAGCTACGCGTCGCGCGTCGTGCCGCTGGTCGAGCCGGACGGCAGCGTGGAGGTCCTCCTCAGCTACGCGCGCGACGTCACGGAGCGGAAGCACGCCGAGGAGGCGCGCCTGGCGCTCGAGCGCAAGATGCAGGAGACGCAGCGCCTCGAGGGGCTCGGCCTGCTCGCCGGCGGCATCGCGCACGACTTCAACAACCTGCTGACGAGCGTGCTGGTCAACGTCCAGATGGCGCGCCTGCGCGGCTCCGACGGCGAGACCGGCGCGCACGATCAGATCGAGATGGCCTGCGCGAAGGCGGCCGACCTCTGTCGCCAGATGCTCGCCTACGCGGGGCGCGGCGCGCTCGTGCGCGAGCGCGTGCCGATCGCGGCGCTGATCGGCGAGACCTGGCAGCTCGTCAGCGCGTCGGCGCCCAAGAACGTGCGCCTCGAGCTCGATCTCGCGCCCTCACTCCGCCCCGTGATGGGCGACCGCTCGCAGCTGCAGCAGGTGATCATGAACCTGCTGATCAACGGGACCGAGGCGATGCCCGAGGGGGCCGGGACGCTGCGGGTGCGAGGCGCGGTTCGGGACGCGGCGGCGCTCGACTGGTCCGGGGCGGCCGTCACGCCCGAGACGCGCAGCGGGCCGATGGTCTGGCTGGAGGTCGCGGACGACGGCGTGGGCATGGACGAGGAGACGCGGGCGCGGATCTTCGAGCCGTTCTTCACCACGAAGTTCACGGGCCGCGGGCTCGGGCTGGCCGCCACGCTCGGCATCGTGCGCGGGCACGGCGGCGGCATCCGCGTCGAGAGCGCGCCCGGCCGGGGCACGACCTTCCACCTCTACCTCCCTGCGGGCGAGGACGCCGTGGCCCCCGCGTTCGAGGCGAGCGCCGAGGCCGCTCCGTCCGGCCGGCGCCGCGTCCTCGTGGTCGACGACGAGCCCGCGATCCGCAGCGCCACCGCGTCGCTGCTCCAGGCGAGCGGCTACGAGGTCCGCACGGCCGAGGATGGCATGAGCGCGCTCGACGCCTTCGCCCAGGAGCCCGCCGAGGTGGTGCTGGTCGACGTGACGATGCCGGGCCTCGACGGCGTCGAGACGCTCGCCCGCCTGCGCGCCGCGGACCGCGACGTCCCCGTGGTGCTGATGAGCGGCTACGCGGAGTCCGACGTGGTCCGCCGCGTGGAAGGCCAGGGCGCCACGTTCTTCCTGCAGAAGCCGTTCGGCTTCCGCCAGCTCCACGCGATCCTCTCGAGCGCGCTCGACGCCGGGCCGCGCACGGGCTGA
- a CDS encoding YbjN domain-containing protein, translating into MRTREDIEAFLARSGHPHREVAENTWLVSDPSEEQEHVVVRLADGLVIFRMKVVELSRVPADQREAFYQTLLRFNAEEMIHGAYGISDGDLVLIATLRVENLDFSEFSGTLDDFSIAMTNHHPKLREYVAENA; encoded by the coding sequence ATGCGAACCCGTGAGGACATCGAGGCCTTCCTGGCCCGTTCCGGTCATCCGCATCGAGAGGTGGCGGAAAACACCTGGCTGGTCAGCGACCCTTCCGAGGAGCAGGAGCACGTCGTCGTGCGGCTCGCGGACGGCTTGGTGATCTTCCGCATGAAGGTCGTGGAGCTCTCGCGGGTCCCCGCCGACCAGCGCGAGGCGTTCTACCAGACGCTGCTGCGCTTCAACGCCGAGGAGATGATCCACGGCGCGTACGGCATCTCGGACGGCGACCTCGTGCTCATCGCCACCCTGCGCGTCGAGAACCTCGACTTCAGCGAGTTCTCCGGCACGCTCGACGACTTCTCCATCGCCATGACCAACCACCACCCGAAGCTCCGCGAGTACGTCGCGGAGAACGCCTGA